Proteins encoded within one genomic window of uncultured Sphingopyxis sp.:
- a CDS encoding HNH endonuclease: protein MITMFVAITDRSWFDLLSSAHPDEVNFWQPSSRTTFRALSPGELLLFKLHSPNDYIVGGGVFSHASNIALSIAWDAFGPKNGVASLAEMRTRIAHYRRDKSLLDARHDPVIGCRVLTQPFFLPRESWIPVPSSFSKNIVTGKRFSTRDAEGRALWDALGERLSQAADNPVGAERFGAPRLVKPRLGQGAFRLEVTDGYERRCAVSGERTLPILDAAHIRAYSDGGEHAPENGLLLRTDIHRLFDLGYVTVSDDHCFEVSHRLKADFDNGKHYYDLHGTRLRAPLPSFAPPARDALDWHRENRYLG, encoded by the coding sequence ATGATCACGATGTTCGTCGCGATAACCGACCGGAGCTGGTTCGATCTTCTTTCGTCGGCGCACCCCGACGAAGTAAATTTCTGGCAGCCGAGCAGTCGCACGACCTTTCGCGCGCTTTCACCGGGCGAGCTTTTGCTCTTCAAGCTTCACAGCCCGAACGATTATATCGTGGGCGGCGGCGTGTTCAGCCATGCCTCGAACATCGCGCTCTCGATCGCCTGGGACGCCTTCGGCCCGAAGAACGGCGTCGCATCGCTCGCCGAGATGCGGACGCGCATCGCCCATTATCGCCGCGACAAGAGCTTGCTCGATGCGCGGCACGATCCGGTCATCGGTTGCCGGGTCTTGACCCAGCCTTTCTTTCTGCCGCGCGAGAGCTGGATTCCGGTTCCATCCAGCTTTTCGAAGAATATCGTGACCGGCAAGCGCTTCTCGACCCGAGACGCGGAGGGCCGCGCGCTCTGGGATGCGCTGGGCGAACGGCTCTCGCAGGCCGCCGACAATCCGGTCGGCGCCGAGCGGTTCGGGGCGCCGCGCCTCGTCAAGCCGCGTCTCGGGCAGGGGGCGTTCCGGCTGGAGGTAACCGACGGCTATGAGCGCCGGTGCGCCGTTTCGGGCGAACGAACGCTGCCGATCCTCGATGCCGCGCATATCCGCGCCTATTCCGATGGCGGCGAGCATGCGCCCGAGAATGGCTTGCTGCTCAGAACCGACATCCACCGCCTGTTCGATCTCGGCTATGTGACGGTATCGGACGATCATTGTTTCGAGGTCAGCCACCGCCTCAAGGCGGATTTCGACAATGGCAAACATTATTATGATTTGCACGGCACGCGCCTGCGC
- a CDS encoding thermonuclease family protein has translation MRHIILAALMLGATPTTALAQEISGPARATDGDTLNMTGIVIRLHGIDAPELNQSCSLEGTGWACGRDAAARLATLVAGQSVRCEQRDTDDYGRIVATCRIGQIDLSAAMVDAGLAVALPHFSASYVANEARARERRVGIWGGTFQLPADYRAAHPSRPRRTPALPSARPLPSGPRPSAVYFGNCREARAAGAAPLYRGQPGYRPEMDGDGDGIACEPYRGR, from the coding sequence ATGCGACATATCATCCTCGCCGCGCTGATGCTGGGCGCGACGCCGACGACGGCACTCGCTCAGGAGATAAGCGGCCCCGCGCGCGCCACCGATGGCGACACGCTCAATATGACGGGCATCGTCATCCGCCTGCACGGCATCGATGCGCCCGAGCTCAACCAGAGCTGCTCGCTGGAAGGCACCGGCTGGGCCTGCGGCCGGGACGCGGCCGCGAGGCTTGCCACCCTCGTCGCGGGCCAGTCGGTGCGCTGCGAACAGCGGGACACCGATGATTATGGCCGGATCGTCGCAACATGTCGGATAGGCCAGATCGATTTGTCGGCAGCGATGGTCGACGCCGGCCTTGCGGTCGCACTCCCGCATTTTTCGGCATCTTACGTCGCAAATGAAGCGCGTGCCCGCGAACGCCGGGTCGGCATCTGGGGCGGCACATTTCAGCTCCCTGCCGACTACCGGGCAGCGCACCCGTCGCGGCCGAGGCGGACCCCGGCCTTGCCAAGCGCGAGACCGCTACCGAGCGGCCCGCGACCGTCGGCGGTCTATTTCGGGAATTGCCGTGAGGCGCGCGCGGCGGGCGCCGCGCCGCTCTATCGCGGGCAGCCTGGCTATCGGCCCGAGATGGACGGTGATGGCGACGGAATTGCGTGCGAACCCTATCGTGGCCGCTGA